A genomic region of Anas acuta chromosome 1, bAnaAcu1.1, whole genome shotgun sequence contains the following coding sequences:
- the LOC137850064 gene encoding coiled-coil domain-containing protein 81-like, with amino-acid sequence MEARSAPILCNGRLMCPTLMHLQDDEIVKVWDAVSHFIRRQFALNKGVTVPGLGTFFAVKQDRPMAGVKLLDAKKPVFQVSEHFANVHGLPYKKETFPGIPPFVFLNYAWLSLDIGIPRDTVQRCIQETLIFLSYTLAKKQAVDFIFKDIGRLVFRQNRVQMHFSSDFVHNLNSNGQLLKCRLTRLSTTDLATSERKSMVPHPASGGVIIFPRIGLYIPRGRAAGEGSLQAPKGSALEKKGDASVEGESTRRGMPPIKSQLLTPQSLSLSRLSKMKGEAKLSQAAVEKEPSRRLLTTREESSSRMAEEGKGKRCAAAWPQTQAPACEGQRRGGQQKTQKEMQGLQTESTSSMALVEWKKSLQMVPVDMKQQHVLVPHPPEKKAEAAPLSKPSASCLSVRTERVRKQLERRGEVLQKDKTKSRAVDIPGNSAEDLLICVGEKIPVLPMPKMTQASGKTARTPRSCEQLRAQ; translated from the exons ATGGAGGCCAGGAGTGCTCCCATCCTGTGCAACGGCCGCCTCATGTGTCCAACACTCATGCACCTCCAGGACGATG AGATTGTGAAAGTTTGGGATGCAGTATCCCACTTCATCCGCAGGCAGTTTGCGCTGAACAAG ggtGTCACAGTACCTGGGCTGGGCACCTTCTTTGCTGTTAAACAGGACCGGCCCATGGCAGGCGTTAAGCTCCTTGACGCAAAGAAGCCCGTCTTCCAGGTTTCGGAGCACTTTGCCAATGTTCATGGGCTCCCTTAcaagaaagaaacttttcctg GAATACctccatttgttttcctgaattatGCCTGGCTGTCCTTGGACATCGGCATTCCTCGGGACACCGTGCAGCGCTGCATTCAGGAGACCCTGATCTTTCTCTCCTACACCCTTGCAAAGAAGCAGGCCGTGGATTTCATCTTCAAGGACATCGGCCGTCTGGTCTTCCGCCAGAACAGAGTCCAAATGCACTTTTCCTCCGACTTTGTTCACAACCTGAATAGCAACGGCCAGCTGTTGAAATGCCGCCTCACT AGGTTAAGCACAACGGATTTGGCCACATCGGAGAGAAAAAGCATGGTCCCACATCCAGCTTCTGGAGGTGTCATCATCTTTCCCAG GATTGGGCTCTACATACCTCGgggaagagctgcaggggaagggTCTCTCCAAGCACCCAAGGGTTCTGCTTTGGAGAAGAAGGGAGACGCAAGTGTGGAGGGAGAGTCTACCAGAAGAG GGATGCCTCCTATTAAGAGCCAGCTGCTCACACCCCAGAGTCTCTCTCTATCCAGACTCTCCAAGATGAAAGGGGAGGCAAAGCTGAGCCAGGCTGCAGTGGAAAAAGAGCCTTCTCGcag GCTGCTGACAACCCGTGAGGAGAGCTCCTCAAGAATGGCAGAAGAGGGGAAGGGCAAGCGCTGTGCTGCGGCCTGGCCCCAAACTCAAGCCCCTGCCTGTGAGGGTCAACGGAGAGGAGGACAG CAGAAGACGCAGAAGGAAATGCAGGGGCTGCAGACAGAGAGCACATCCTCCATGGCACTTGTGGAATGGAAAAAGTCTCTGCAGATGGTGCCAGTGGACATGAAACAGCAGCATGTCCTCGTCCCTCACCCGCCGGAGAAGAAGGCTGAGGCAGCTCCTCTGAGCAAACCGAGTGCCAG CTGCCTTTCAGTGCGGACTGAGCGCGTGAGGAAACagctggagaggagaggggaggtcCTGCAGAAAGACAAGACCAAGAGCAGAGCTGTTGACATCCCTGGAAATTCTGCAGAGGATCTTCTGATTTG cGTTGGTGAGAAAATCCCTGTGCTTCCAATGCCAAAGATGACACAAGCATCAGGGAAAACAGCGAGGACCCCTCgcagctgtgagcagctgcGAGCCCAATAA